A single window of Phaenicophaeus curvirostris isolate KB17595 chromosome 7, BPBGC_Pcur_1.0, whole genome shotgun sequence DNA harbors:
- the TMEM198 gene encoding transmembrane protein 198 isoform X1, giving the protein MPLPGVPRAMTATVQTLRFKLLPHEPGQEWGHSCQQEIERRYQVVPSVVCAMCCLFGIIYCFFGYRCFKAVMFLTGLMFGSIIIFMLCYKERVLDTQLSVEASVGIGLGIGVLCGLVTMLVRSVGLFMVGLLLGLLLAVATLVVMEQFYHPPTVWIPIALLLGVGMLFAVLTLQWQRFFTTLSTAVFGSAIMTVTVDYFIELFLLVQYIYERIKVAPARPVCWYSWVILGIWPLLTTLGVLVQWKVTAEGYSHTEVIISRQQRRVQLMRIKQREDRKEKKKKRRPHHPPPHQHKAHPPEPAYRRKPNPVRRFDGDVLSPVSPAPRSYIQSFRERQTGPALNSLIASTHAVVDLDYDCSSTVPLTTGSGPAVRV; this is encoded by the exons ATGCCTCTCCCGGGAGTCCCCAGAGCCATGACTGCAACTGTGCAAACGCTGCGGTTCAAGCTGCTGCCGCATGAGCCGGGCCAGGAGTGGGGGCACAGCTGCCAGCAGGAAATTGAGCGTCGCTACCAGGTGGTACCCTCAGTGGTGTGCGCCATGTGCTGCCTCTTTGGCATCATCTACTGCTTCTTTG GCTACCGCTGCTTCAAGGCCGTCATGTTCCTGACGGGGCTGATGTTCGGCtccatcatcatcttcatgctGTGCTACAAGGAGCGGGTGCTGGACACGCAGCTGAGCGTGGAGGCCTCAGTGGGCATCGGGCTGGGCATCGGGGTCCTGTGCGGGCTGGTCACTATGCTGGTGCGCAGTGTTGGCCTCTTCATGGTGGggctgctcctggggctgctgctggcagtggCCACCCTGGTGGTGATGGAGCAGTTCTACCACCCGCCGACGGTGTGGATCCCCATTGCGCTGCTCCTGGGTGTGGGGATGCTCTTTGCCGTCCTCACCCTACAGTGGCAGCGCTTCTTCACCACCCTCTCCACTGCTGTCTTCGGCAGTGCCATCATGACCGTCACCGTTGACTATTTCATTGAGCTCTTCCTCCTGGTGCAGTACATCTACGAGCGCATCAAGGTGGCCCCTGCTCGCCCTGTGTGCTGGTACAGCTGGGTCATCCTGGGTATCTGGCCGCTCCTCACCACGCTGGGTGtcctggtccagtggaaggtCACAGCTGAAGGCTACTCCCACACTGAAG TGATCATCAGCCGGCAGCAGCGCCGCGTACAGCTGATGCGCATCAAGCAGCGGGAAGACcgaaaggagaagaagaagaagcgAAGACCCCACCATCCGCCGCCCCACCAGCACAAAGCCCACCCACCTGAGCCTGCCTACCGCCGCAAGCCCAACCCTGTACGCCGCTTCGATGGGGACGTGCTCTCCCCTGTGAGTCCCGCACCCAGG AGCTACATCCAGAGTTTCCGAGAGCGGCAGACGGGGCCGGCCCTGAACAGCCTCATTGCCAGCACGCATGCCGTGGTGGACCTGGACTATGACTGCAGCTCCACCGTGCCCCTCACCACGGGCTCCGGCCCCGCCGTGCGGGTGTAA
- the TMEM198 gene encoding transmembrane protein 198 isoform X2 translates to MPLPGVPRAMTATVQTLRFKLLPHEPGQEWGHSCQQEIERRYQVVPSVVCAMCCLFGIIYCFFGYRCFKAVMFLTGLMFGSIIIFMLCYKERVLDTQLSVEASVGIGLGIGVLCGLVTMLVRSVGLFMVGLLLGLLLAVATLVVMEQFYHPPTVWIPIALLLGVGMLFAVLTLQWQRFFTTLSTAVFGSAIMTVTVDYFIELFLLVQYIYERIKVAPARPVCWYSWVILGIWPLLTTLGVLVQWKVTAEGYSHTEVIISRQQRRVQLMRIKQREDRKEKKKKRRPHHPPPHQHKAHPPEPAYRRKPNPVRRFDGDVLSPSYIQSFRERQTGPALNSLIASTHAVVDLDYDCSSTVPLTTGSGPAVRV, encoded by the exons ATGCCTCTCCCGGGAGTCCCCAGAGCCATGACTGCAACTGTGCAAACGCTGCGGTTCAAGCTGCTGCCGCATGAGCCGGGCCAGGAGTGGGGGCACAGCTGCCAGCAGGAAATTGAGCGTCGCTACCAGGTGGTACCCTCAGTGGTGTGCGCCATGTGCTGCCTCTTTGGCATCATCTACTGCTTCTTTG GCTACCGCTGCTTCAAGGCCGTCATGTTCCTGACGGGGCTGATGTTCGGCtccatcatcatcttcatgctGTGCTACAAGGAGCGGGTGCTGGACACGCAGCTGAGCGTGGAGGCCTCAGTGGGCATCGGGCTGGGCATCGGGGTCCTGTGCGGGCTGGTCACTATGCTGGTGCGCAGTGTTGGCCTCTTCATGGTGGggctgctcctggggctgctgctggcagtggCCACCCTGGTGGTGATGGAGCAGTTCTACCACCCGCCGACGGTGTGGATCCCCATTGCGCTGCTCCTGGGTGTGGGGATGCTCTTTGCCGTCCTCACCCTACAGTGGCAGCGCTTCTTCACCACCCTCTCCACTGCTGTCTTCGGCAGTGCCATCATGACCGTCACCGTTGACTATTTCATTGAGCTCTTCCTCCTGGTGCAGTACATCTACGAGCGCATCAAGGTGGCCCCTGCTCGCCCTGTGTGCTGGTACAGCTGGGTCATCCTGGGTATCTGGCCGCTCCTCACCACGCTGGGTGtcctggtccagtggaaggtCACAGCTGAAGGCTACTCCCACACTGAAG TGATCATCAGCCGGCAGCAGCGCCGCGTACAGCTGATGCGCATCAAGCAGCGGGAAGACcgaaaggagaagaagaagaagcgAAGACCCCACCATCCGCCGCCCCACCAGCACAAAGCCCACCCACCTGAGCCTGCCTACCGCCGCAAGCCCAACCCTGTACGCCGCTTCGATGGGGACGTGCTCTCCCCT AGCTACATCCAGAGTTTCCGAGAGCGGCAGACGGGGCCGGCCCTGAACAGCCTCATTGCCAGCACGCATGCCGTGGTGGACCTGGACTATGACTGCAGCTCCACCGTGCCCCTCACCACGGGCTCCGGCCCCGCCGTGCGGGTGTAA